In Aspergillus nidulans FGSC A4 chromosome II, the genomic stretch ACGATGAATTAAGAAACCAACAGTAGGAGTCTAGAGCAAGGCATTGGTGCCCAACCTCCCTTAAGTCTCTATGGAGCTTAGCCATCTTATCGTTGACGCCGTATGGCGCCCGAGCTTCTTGTTAAAATACCATGAACTACAAGAACATTTGCAGCCCGCTTCCGGTCGAGTTGGCCCTCCTTCTTGGGATTCTTCCTTTCTCAATCCTCGAAATCGGGTTGACAACCTTGacaccacctcctcccgctGGCGGATTGACGGGGCGACAATATGTGGTACTTGCGTCTATGCTATCCCGCTAGATCTGCTCCCAAACTTGCCCCCGTTACGGGTCTTACTCTATATCTCTGATCAGACGGAATATCCTGCCGCATTGCGCCAGAGCCTTGATGCATGTACTGGTGTGCCCCTGCGAGACGGAAATGCCATTTCTCGGCTAGGCTTAGCAAAGCATCTCTGTCGCGCACTCGACTATCATTGCGCCAAGAATCCGGGATTCTTACAGGAGTATAGCAAACTACCGTTTGGCTCCAGGCTTATCTTCGAAGACGTCACTCCGGATGTTGCAGATATGATGCTATATGTTGAGCGCGATTATGGAATTGAGAAAAACATGAAAACTCTTCAGTATCTTCAACAGTCGTGGTCTGATATTGCCCAAGACGCCTGGCCGCCGGCGGTCGACATCAACGAATTGCGTCTTGTCAAGCAACTTAATGAAGCTGTGATTCTGGTGGAATTTTCAGGTCAATCTCGTGCCATCTTCAAGTGCGCAAGCGATTCCTTACATCATATGTATCATGAGCTCCGTTTTCTGCTTACTTGTCCCCCACATCCTCACATCATGCCTCGGCCCCTGGCGGTTGTTTTGAAAAAAAGTGCGTTCGGCGGTAGAAGCGGCGTAGTAGGCTTCCTTCTGCAGTACTTCGAGGGTGGCTCGCTGCGTGATATTATCCCTGCTCGACAACGGTCTGCTACTCTGTCGGACACTGTCAAGCTTCGATGGTGTCGGCAAGTAGCTTCGGCACTAACTCATCTCCACGAAATGGGGACATTTTATTCCGACTTGCGACCTGACAATGTGTTGTTAGACGCCGAGGAGAATGCCGTTCTATGTGACTTTGAACAGCGTGGTAACTGGTATGAATGGAGCCCTCCTGAGGTTTTGTACCGACAGTACGTTGAAAACATCCGAGCCCGGCTTCCTGAACGAGTCGTAAATTCTCCCTATGACCATCTACTGAAAGAATACGCATGCTCACATTCACTGTCTACGTCAGCGTGCTATACGCCGGCTGAAAGTCCGATAGAAGCGCGGAATCGCGCTTGGTTCGCCCTACCGCCATCTGCGCGAGAGAAGGCAACTGTGTATAATTTTGGGCTTTTCATCTACTGTGTTTTCGAGGGACTTAGTAACGTTCGGCGTAACGTTGCAAATCAGTTCCCCATCGAGCCGGAGGTGGAATATCCAACTTTCCGGCGGACACCAGAAGCTGTAAGAAAGATCATTCAGCAGTCCATCGGTAATCCTCCAGACTGGGACACGTCGGAACTTCAGTCCAGATCGTCACGAGTGGTGAGAGTGAATGGCTTACTATATCCAGAGACGCGCACTGATCTTGAGCCCGATACGCGTCAAGCTTTCGATGCCGTCATGGATACTTTACTCGGATTCTGGAGCACAGAGCTGATTCGAGCAGAGAGGTTTCTTGAGGGCGCTGACTGGAGCGCTGGTGATTTTGGAAGAGATAGAGCATCACTACGTGATgtggttgatgctcttgagaGCCAGGCTGAAGACCTCTACTAACGAATCAACATCAAGTAGAGAGTCATTCGCCACACGGAGAAAGGAGACATCAGACAGAAATTAGCCTTGGGATTCTATTAGCGGTACATTATA encodes the following:
- a CDS encoding protein ffkF (transcript_id=CADANIAT00004470) — protein: MELSHLIVDAPASGRVGPPSWDSSFLNPRNRVDNLDTTSSRWRIDGATICGTCVYAIPLDLLPNLPPLRVLLYISDQTEYPAALRQSLDACTGVPLRDGNAISRLGLAKHLCRALDYHCAKNPGFLQEYSKLPFGSRLIFEDVTPDVADMMLYVERDYGIEKNMKTLQYLQQSWSDIAQDAWPPAVDINELRLVKQLNEAVILVEFSGQSRAIFKCASDSLHHMYHELRFLLTCPPHPHIMPRPLAVVLKKSAFGGRSGVVGFLLQYFEGGSLRDIIPARQRSATLSDTVKLRWCRQVASALTHLHEMGTFYSDLRPDNVLLDAEENAVLCDFEQRGNWYEWSPPEVLYRQYVENIRARLPERVVNSPYDHLLKEYACSHSLSTSACYTPAESPIEARNRAWFALPPSAREKATVYNFGLFIYCVFEGLSNVRRNVANQFPIEPEVEYPTFRRTPEAVRKIIQQSIGNPPDWDTSELQSRSSRVVRVNGLLYPETRTDLEPDTRQAFDAVMDTLLGFWSTELIRAERFLEGADWSAGDFGRDRASLRDVVDALESQAEDLY